A region from the Thermoplasmata archaeon genome encodes:
- a CDS encoding lamin tail domain-containing protein, whose amino-acid sequence MKLVILGIAVCIGLVTPEASYLARGPEVSAVLLDEGWSPAPDSLVTEGAPREICRSAGPPVLINEVLYDPACSEVEGEFVELWNPGPQAVNICGWTLSDGDGDRPDIAFPDIILPVGAFLLIKTSAGVDDTELSDGSGTLYIGAGAPIWTNTGDDALLSDASGACVDYVAYGCGTYLDPPPSEGMWSGPNPYAPEGLSIGRLPGGPDTDSGSDWFASLPTPGAPNENGEVGPVSLNEVMPCPARDWNGDGKIGPGDEWIELFNPSSTNPVDLAGYALDDSQGGSRPFVFRESARVPPMGYLVLFGSLTHLGLNDEGDIVRILDPSGKELDNISYSGSAPDFSIGRYPDGTDSVTNLTIPTPGETNILDIPPKIVTVRHEPEEPGENQPVTVMAEVQDDFGVVSVNLLYSFHPGSQNQSEMLFSGRVWTGEIPGLPSGSVVRYRVKATDTRNQTTASTNDTEYIVRDLRPHSLRLSAFLKTPFCKPGGTAIITGSVSFENGTPVEGARVRATGEDGELLNTTTADGAGAYALSFDAPCEPGNHQIIIIGEADDFIAYLRLGLVVVPCTDAAPPGGDPGPVPGTQGQEHSLRLTALLNRTETFVTQPLTITGRVQIETGAPAPGALITLSFAPDIFRDMSLAEVWCTTTDLDGIYTLEFPAPEEAGVYTLCLTCTLDGVFSSVALQLRVKDYMLLTLRLSRNESRPFGLLFATGKVLRSTGAAAAGACLRLAISGGGMPQERQLTIASTDGSFNLSFRAPGRAGKYLVELEANRSGLVERVGAWLVVSEPSPPSFLPSTSAVLISTAAAISSALILKRLFKSKRHGA is encoded by the coding sequence ATGAAGCTCGTAATTCTCGGAATCGCAGTCTGCATTGGATTGGTGACCCCAGAAGCCAGCTACCTCGCCCGCGGCCCCGAGGTCTCGGCCGTTCTACTGGACGAGGGGTGGAGCCCTGCCCCGGACTCCCTCGTTACTGAGGGGGCTCCCCGGGAGATATGCCGCAGCGCTGGCCCCCCTGTCTTGATCAACGAGGTTCTCTACGACCCGGCGTGCAGCGAGGTCGAGGGGGAGTTCGTCGAGCTATGGAACCCCGGACCGCAAGCCGTGAATATATGTGGCTGGACCCTCAGCGATGGTGACGGCGACCGGCCCGACATCGCCTTTCCCGATATCATTCTCCCAGTCGGCGCCTTTCTCCTCATCAAAACCTCCGCAGGGGTCGACGACACAGAGCTCTCAGACGGTTCGGGCACATTGTACATCGGCGCGGGGGCTCCCATCTGGACAAACACCGGCGACGACGCACTCCTGTCCGACGCCTCCGGCGCGTGTGTTGACTACGTCGCCTACGGCTGTGGGACCTACTTGGACCCGCCTCCGAGCGAAGGAATGTGGTCCGGTCCCAACCCCTATGCTCCTGAGGGACTCTCCATCGGGAGGCTCCCCGGTGGTCCGGACACCGATAGTGGGTCCGACTGGTTCGCCTCCCTCCCCACTCCCGGCGCTCCCAATGAGAATGGAGAGGTGGGCCCGGTGAGCTTGAACGAGGTGATGCCCTGCCCGGCCCGTGACTGGAACGGTGACGGAAAGATAGGCCCGGGAGACGAGTGGATTGAACTCTTCAATCCCTCTTCAACTAATCCTGTGGACCTGGCGGGCTATGCGCTGGATGATTCTCAGGGCGGCTCTAGGCCTTTCGTGTTCAGGGAAAGCGCAAGAGTTCCACCTATGGGGTACCTCGTCCTTTTCGGAAGCCTCACACATCTGGGCCTGAACGATGAGGGGGACATTGTCAGGATTTTGGACCCTTCGGGAAAGGAGCTCGACAATATCAGCTATTCAGGCTCGGCCCCAGACTTTTCAATAGGGCGATATCCGGACGGCACTGACTCTGTGACCAATCTTACCATTCCCACGCCAGGGGAGACGAATATTCTTGACATTCCGCCTAAAATAGTTACGGTGCGACACGAGCCCGAGGAACCTGGCGAGAATCAGCCAGTAACCGTCATGGCCGAGGTGCAGGACGACTTCGGTGTTGTGTCAGTGAATCTGCTATATTCGTTCCACCCTGGCTCCCAAAACCAGTCCGAGATGTTGTTCTCAGGTCGGGTGTGGACAGGCGAGATTCCCGGTCTGCCGTCGGGGAGTGTCGTGAGATACAGAGTGAAGGCAACAGACACGAGGAACCAGACCACCGCCTCCACAAACGATACTGAGTACATCGTTCGCGACCTGAGGCCACATTCGCTGAGGCTTAGTGCCTTTCTCAAGACGCCTTTCTGTAAACCGGGCGGGACCGCCATTATAACAGGCTCAGTTTCGTTTGAAAACGGCACGCCTGTCGAAGGAGCCAGAGTGCGCGCCACAGGCGAGGATGGGGAGTTGCTCAACACGACGACCGCGGACGGTGCCGGGGCCTACGCACTGAGCTTTGACGCCCCCTGCGAACCGGGCAATCACCAAATTATAATAATTGGAGAGGCCGACGATTTCATCGCCTACCTTAGGCTGGGTCTGGTTGTGGTTCCGTGCACGGACGCTGCCCCACCTGGTGGGGACCCGGGGCCCGTCCCTGGGACACAAGGTCAGGAGCATTCGCTGCGGCTCACGGCCCTCCTGAACCGCACTGAAACTTTCGTGACGCAGCCGTTGACCATCACAGGACGAGTTCAAATAGAGACCGGCGCTCCGGCTCCAGGTGCTCTCATCACACTCTCTTTCGCTCCAGATATTTTTCGGGACATGTCCTTAGCCGAAGTCTGGTGCACCACCACGGACCTCGATGGAATCTACACACTGGAGTTCCCGGCGCCAGAGGAGGCCGGTGTCTACACCCTCTGCCTCACCTGCACTCTTGACGGCGTGTTCAGCTCGGTCGCCCTCCAGCTGAGGGTGAAAGACTATATGCTCCTCACCCTCCGGCTTTCGAGGAATGAATCGCGACCTTTCGGTTTGCTTTTTGCCACTGGAAAAGTTCTCCGCTCGACCGGCGCCGCTGCTGCGGGTGCTTGCCTGCGCCTCGCCATTAGCGGGGGTGGGATGCCTCAGGAGAGGCAATTGACCATCGCTTCCACGGACGGCTCTTTCAACCTCAGCTTCAGGGCTCCGGGGCGCGCTGGGAAATATTTAGTCGAGTTGGAGGCAAACCGCTCGGGGCTGGTCGAGCGTGTGGGCGCGTGGCTCGTCGTCAGTGAGCCCTCCCCTCCT
- a CDS encoding RNA-binding domain-containing protein has translation MKEMKAMALPSTIKEVLLRTFEHATESHEKVLLALETISGSKDYRQTLAEGYYGNRIAVLETVLTSKEAVGAFWERLRSRGLLAGIEENLEERVNDSGELFLRFDKQAAVEGRLVLSQGDDVVIARARVRGFPTGAPTRCRRDRVIEEVRHFLRELGGSGIPERSPDS, from the coding sequence ATGAAGGAGATGAAGGCTATGGCCCTTCCTAGCACTATTAAGGAGGTCTTGCTGAGGACCTTCGAGCATGCCACGGAGAGTCATGAGAAGGTTCTGCTCGCCCTAGAAACCATCTCCGGCTCGAAAGACTATAGGCAAACTCTTGCAGAGGGGTACTATGGTAATCGTATAGCTGTGTTAGAAACTGTGCTGACATCAAAAGAAGCCGTGGGGGCATTCTGGGAGAGGCTCCGTAGCAGAGGCCTTCTGGCGGGGATAGAGGAGAACTTGGAGGAGAGAGTAAACGACAGCGGGGAGCTATTCCTGCGCTTTGACAAGCAGGCGGCGGTCGAGGGCAGACTGGTCCTTTCCCAAGGAGACGATGTAGTTATCGCCAGGGCGAGAGTGAGGGGATTCCCGACAGGCGCGCCGACTCGCTGCAGAAGGGACAGGGTGATTGAAGAGGTGAGGCATTTTCTGAGGGAGCTCGGGGGGTCCGGCATTCCGGAAAGAAGCCCCGATAGTTAA